Proteins co-encoded in one Flavobacterium sp. M31R6 genomic window:
- a CDS encoding glycoside hydrolase: MMLYKKAMVTDKIILALKKCFFILLVFLMQNTFAQKEVPFFGKINWINGFSKEISGENISYNSAFQDYATVALLTRNTDGNKTIEWETAPVPKAGKGDYVYFSWVAGHSSGTSSGDRNFDLYVDDKKILTFTTLPKNQKPNWIFKADDGSALVFQQIKLDGANDSQGYAFLRLPASKVKPGQPVHIKIVGQKQNSNDWFMTFKFAFEENVKIVPTPFLLKNGKQTIVLTVLHFGKDETVKVEVNDKEDFSYIAKDGMNSFDVPITAVSKEEKVKVQATIGNKIFINDYFTIKPVVYRELHLLHHSHTDIGYSHLQPEVLKIHNKNIDDALEMIEKTKSYPEEARFKWNIESIWAVENYLKEATPAQKEKFVAAVKNGDIFLSALYVNMLTGMSQAEEMFHYTDYAAKLRKKFGFKINSAMISDVPGFAWSTVTALSKGGVKYFSIGSNFMGLDHPYMGDRAGHFLKNWGDKPVWWTSPSGQEKVLFWAGAKGYSSWHGMQPGAIYERGAKKIADYLNELTANNYPYDMVQWRFNIVADNGPIEPNISDFVKKWNEKYASPKLVLNTTEKMFETFEKRYGDKIPTVKGDLTPYWEDGAMSTAEEEGKNRVNSLRLQQLSTLYTMLDPKKYNEQNFYEAWRNIIMFHEHTWGAHNSTTEPDVPFVTEQWRIKKQFMLDADTEINALEKNLFETLSNSQSKKIAVFNTSSWKRTGLVIVQTAVEGKSVKDTNGNILPLQKLSNGKYAFIAKDVPAFGTLTYEITNKEASALSSKFVLGENSLSNGKIEFSWDKNNGSITNLKTVSDFNYAGDFKKQGLNSYWYVPGLNPEEVQTNGNVQVKIIEKGPVMTAVSITSDAPGANKLERIISLYSGSDEVLIQNVLDKKAIRAKEGVHFGYPFNAQFTKTTLDAGYGSMEFLKDELAGSNMDYLYGRRWVDVSAGDKGIQWMLLESPLVEPNSIIDERKVVAPNHKEWKKSEKPASTWFSYVMNNYWHTNYKADQEGIVNFKYALRPHGMVNDGDIEKEAEEFTQPLIGMTIKEDVKLPSNLFELTNSKIVVTSLTPNEDGTILMRLFNPEQSAQQTKFVWKSLTPKSIIDLNTGSEKSNSSEISMVGSGVSEFLLKN, translated from the coding sequence TCAATTGGATTAATGGTTTTTCTAAAGAAATTAGCGGTGAAAATATTAGTTATAATTCGGCTTTTCAAGATTATGCCACGGTGGCTCTTTTGACAAGAAATACCGATGGAAATAAAACGATAGAATGGGAAACTGCTCCTGTTCCAAAAGCTGGCAAAGGCGATTATGTTTATTTCAGTTGGGTGGCTGGGCATTCTTCGGGAACGAGCAGTGGTGACAGAAATTTCGATTTGTATGTAGATGACAAAAAGATTTTGACTTTTACCACTTTGCCAAAAAATCAAAAACCAAATTGGATTTTCAAAGCTGACGACGGATCTGCATTAGTTTTTCAACAAATCAAACTAGATGGGGCAAATGATTCACAAGGCTACGCTTTCTTGCGTCTTCCTGCGAGCAAAGTAAAACCGGGACAGCCGGTTCACATCAAAATTGTGGGTCAGAAACAGAACAGCAATGATTGGTTTATGACTTTTAAATTTGCATTTGAGGAAAATGTAAAAATCGTTCCTACGCCTTTTCTTTTGAAAAATGGTAAGCAAACTATTGTTCTCACCGTTTTGCATTTTGGTAAAGACGAAACCGTAAAAGTGGAGGTCAATGACAAAGAAGATTTTAGCTATATCGCCAAAGATGGAATGAACAGTTTTGATGTTCCAATCACCGCGGTGAGCAAAGAGGAAAAAGTAAAAGTGCAGGCGACTATTGGAAATAAAATTTTTATCAATGATTATTTTACAATAAAACCGGTTGTGTACAGGGAACTTCACTTATTGCACCATTCCCATACCGATATAGGCTATTCCCATTTACAGCCAGAGGTTTTGAAAATTCACAATAAAAATATTGATGATGCACTTGAAATGATTGAAAAAACAAAATCATATCCAGAAGAGGCAAGATTCAAATGGAATATAGAGTCTATTTGGGCAGTTGAAAACTATTTGAAGGAAGCCACTCCAGCTCAAAAAGAGAAATTTGTAGCAGCTGTAAAAAATGGAGATATTTTCCTTTCGGCATTGTACGTGAACATGCTTACCGGTATGAGTCAGGCCGAAGAGATGTTTCATTACACGGATTATGCGGCCAAGCTGCGTAAGAAATTTGGATTTAAAATCAACAGTGCAATGATTTCGGATGTGCCGGGATTTGCTTGGTCAACGGTGACGGCGCTTTCAAAAGGCGGTGTTAAATATTTTTCAATTGGTTCCAATTTTATGGGACTGGATCATCCATATATGGGAGACAGAGCGGGGCATTTCTTGAAAAATTGGGGAGACAAACCCGTTTGGTGGACATCGCCTTCAGGTCAGGAAAAAGTATTGTTTTGGGCTGGAGCCAAAGGATATTCCTCTTGGCACGGTATGCAACCAGGAGCTATTTACGAAAGAGGAGCCAAGAAGATTGCTGATTATCTCAATGAACTGACAGCGAATAATTATCCATATGACATGGTGCAATGGCGTTTTAACATTGTTGCCGATAACGGCCCTATCGAACCTAATATTTCTGATTTTGTTAAAAAATGGAATGAAAAGTATGCTTCTCCCAAACTAGTTTTGAACACGACGGAGAAAATGTTTGAAACTTTCGAGAAAAGATACGGGGATAAAATTCCAACTGTAAAAGGTGATTTGACACCCTATTGGGAAGACGGTGCGATGTCAACAGCTGAAGAAGAAGGAAAAAACAGAGTGAACAGTTTGCGTTTGCAACAGTTATCAACACTTTACACCATGTTGGATCCTAAAAAATACAATGAGCAAAATTTCTATGAAGCATGGAGAAATATCATCATGTTTCATGAGCATACTTGGGGAGCGCACAACAGTACCACCGAGCCCGATGTACCTTTTGTTACGGAACAATGGCGCATAAAAAAACAATTTATGCTCGATGCAGACACAGAAATTAATGCATTAGAGAAAAACTTGTTTGAAACCTTGAGCAATTCACAATCCAAAAAAATTGCTGTTTTCAATACTTCATCTTGGAAAAGAACCGGATTGGTAATTGTTCAAACAGCTGTAGAAGGAAAATCGGTAAAAGATACCAATGGAAATATTTTACCATTGCAAAAATTGAGCAACGGAAAATATGCTTTCATAGCCAAAGACGTTCCTGCTTTTGGAACTCTTACTTATGAAATTACAAATAAAGAAGCTTCTGCTTTGTCCAGCAAATTTGTTTTGGGGGAGAACTCATTATCAAACGGAAAAATTGAATTCAGTTGGGACAAAAACAATGGAAGTATCACGAATCTAAAAACTGTTTCGGATTTTAACTATGCGGGAGATTTCAAGAAACAAGGATTAAACAGTTATTGGTATGTACCGGGATTGAATCCTGAAGAAGTACAGACAAACGGCAATGTTCAGGTAAAAATTATCGAAAAAGGACCGGTTATGACGGCAGTTTCGATTACTTCGGATGCTCCGGGAGCCAACAAATTGGAGCGTATCATTTCGCTTTACAGCGGAAGTGATGAAGTGTTGATTCAGAATGTTTTGGATAAAAAAGCCATCCGAGCTAAAGAAGGTGTTCATTTCGGATATCCGTTCAATGCACAATTTACCAAAACTACTCTTGATGCCGGTTATGGATCGATGGAGTTTTTGAAAGACGAATTGGCCGGATCCAATATGGATTATCTCTATGGAAGAAGATGGGTGGATGTTTCTGCGGGAGACAAAGGAATCCAGTGGATGTTGTTGGAGTCACCTTTGGTGGAACCAAACAGTATCATTGATGAAAGAAAAGTGGTTGCACCCAACCATAAGGAATGGAAAAAATCAGAGAAACCCGCTTCAACATGGTTCTCTTATGTGATGAATAATTATTGGCACACCAATTATAAGGCAGATCAGGAAGGAATTGTAAACTTTAAATATGCACTTCGTCCTCACGGGATGGTAAATGATGGCGATATAGAAAAAGAAGCCGAGGAGTTTACACAGCCTTTGATAGGAATGACTATTAAAGAAGATGTAAAACTGCCTTCTAATCTTTTTGAATTGACCAACTCAAAAATTGTGGTGACCAGTTTAACTCCAAACGAAGACGGTACCATATTGATGCGTTTGTTCAATCCGGAACAATCGGCGCAACAAACAAAATTTGTGTGGAAATCGTTAACTCCAAAATCCATTATTGATCTCAATACCGGAAGTGAAAAATCAAACTCATCTGAAATTAGTATGGTTGGAAGCGGTGTTTCGGAGTTTTTATTGAAGAATTAA
- a CDS encoding GH92 family glycosyl hydrolase, with the protein MKTISKLILLLAMAISIFSCSKKKDDFNPASWVDPQIGSVHGRWFFYTPASVPFGMAKLAPHTNAYGSGGSWEPCGYDNRHNSIEGFGHFHEFQIGGLVTMPVTGKLQTTPGTLEKPETGYRSTFDKEDEHAELGYYSVFLKEYGIKAELTATERVGFHRYTFPESKESRIIFDIGHRQGESSGVTEATMKLSGKNTLEGTIETYPEYLKFCDPEKRVKMYFVIQLSKTPESYGSFVEDKTFDNQSSTKGIGNGMYVNFATKKDEVVEMQVGLSYTSIENAKLNLKTESKDQTFDAVKETAQEKWNEKLGRIKVETKDSINKVKFYTGLYHALLGRGLANDVDGSYPRHDGKIGHIPLDGNGKPKYNHYNTDGIWGGFWNLGQLWALAYPDYLSEYIQSNLDFAKETGWLHDGVAAGAHSNGVQTNCFGLMIAMTYNCGIRDFNVEEAYNIAYKNETGYNNRPFGSGKYDLAYFVKNGYIPSKDTVLANGWKFNFGASHTLEFAHTSYGVSQFAKALGKKSDYEKLMKQAGNWKNIFDPETKFIRPRYEDGKFIENFNPMQAWRGFQEANGYQYTWYVPQDPAGLIKVLGLDLFNKRLETTFNESQKSTFGGGNGIDSFSGLEMLYNHGNQPCLHHSFLFNYSGKPWLTQKWSRTICDEFYGAEPLHGYGFGQDEDQGQLGAWYVMASMGLFDVQGHAAMNPTFQFGSPLFDKVTIKLDKKYYKGDELVIETKNNSKKNRYIQSASFNGEKVENAWIDRKKLTDGGTLIFDMGANPNTKWGVKTPPPSMSTSK; encoded by the coding sequence ATGAAGACAATCTCAAAATTAATATTGCTGCTGGCAATGGCTATTTCAATTTTTTCCTGTTCGAAGAAAAAGGATGATTTCAATCCCGCTTCATGGGTCGATCCACAAATTGGGTCAGTGCATGGACGTTGGTTTTTTTACACGCCAGCTTCTGTGCCTTTTGGTATGGCAAAACTGGCTCCACATACGAACGCCTATGGAAGTGGAGGAAGTTGGGAACCCTGTGGCTACGATAACCGTCACAACTCGATTGAAGGTTTTGGTCATTTTCATGAATTTCAAATAGGAGGATTGGTAACAATGCCGGTGACAGGAAAATTGCAAACGACTCCTGGAACTTTGGAAAAACCGGAAACAGGTTATAGATCGACTTTTGACAAAGAAGATGAACATGCGGAGCTGGGTTATTATTCTGTTTTCCTAAAAGAGTATGGTATTAAAGCAGAATTGACTGCAACAGAAAGAGTTGGTTTTCACAGATACACCTTCCCAGAATCGAAAGAATCTCGTATTATTTTTGACATTGGTCACCGTCAGGGGGAGAGTAGTGGTGTGACCGAAGCGACTATGAAATTATCGGGCAAAAATACTTTGGAAGGAACGATTGAAACTTATCCTGAGTATTTGAAATTCTGCGATCCCGAAAAACGAGTAAAAATGTATTTTGTGATTCAGTTAAGCAAAACGCCTGAGTCGTACGGTTCATTTGTTGAAGATAAAACTTTTGATAATCAGTCCTCAACCAAAGGAATTGGGAATGGAATGTATGTGAACTTCGCCACCAAAAAAGATGAAGTTGTCGAAATGCAAGTCGGACTTTCTTATACGAGTATTGAAAATGCAAAATTGAATTTGAAAACCGAATCGAAAGATCAGACTTTTGATGCCGTAAAAGAAACTGCACAAGAAAAATGGAATGAGAAATTAGGACGAATCAAAGTCGAAACTAAAGACAGTATCAATAAAGTAAAATTCTACACCGGTTTATATCATGCTCTTTTAGGTCGTGGATTAGCGAACGACGTTGACGGAAGTTACCCAAGACACGACGGGAAAATAGGCCATATTCCGTTGGACGGAAACGGGAAACCAAAATACAATCACTACAACACGGATGGAATCTGGGGTGGATTTTGGAATTTGGGACAACTTTGGGCTTTAGCTTATCCCGATTATTTGAGTGAGTACATTCAATCGAATCTTGATTTTGCAAAAGAAACAGGTTGGTTACACGATGGAGTGGCTGCAGGAGCACATTCGAATGGCGTACAAACGAACTGTTTCGGTTTGATGATTGCTATGACTTATAACTGTGGCATTCGTGATTTTAATGTGGAAGAAGCGTACAATATTGCCTATAAAAATGAAACGGGTTATAACAACCGCCCATTTGGTTCAGGGAAATACGATTTGGCTTATTTTGTAAAAAATGGTTATATCCCTTCAAAAGATACTGTTTTAGCAAACGGATGGAAATTCAATTTTGGAGCATCCCACACACTTGAATTTGCCCATACTTCCTACGGTGTTTCTCAATTTGCAAAGGCTTTGGGTAAAAAATCAGATTATGAAAAACTGATGAAACAGGCCGGAAATTGGAAAAATATCTTTGATCCGGAAACCAAATTCATTCGACCACGTTACGAAGATGGTAAATTTATTGAAAACTTCAATCCGATGCAGGCTTGGAGAGGATTTCAAGAGGCTAACGGTTACCAATATACTTGGTATGTACCGCAAGATCCAGCAGGATTAATCAAGGTCTTGGGCTTGGATTTGTTCAACAAACGTTTGGAAACGACATTTAATGAAAGTCAGAAATCGACCTTTGGTGGTGGAAACGGAATTGACAGTTTTTCTGGATTGGAAATGCTGTACAACCACGGAAACCAACCTTGTTTGCATCATTCTTTCTTGTTTAATTATTCCGGAAAACCTTGGCTGACGCAAAAATGGTCGCGCACGATTTGTGACGAATTCTATGGTGCTGAGCCGCTTCACGGTTACGGATTTGGACAAGATGAAGACCAAGGACAATTGGGAGCTTGGTATGTGATGGCTTCAATGGGATTGTTTGATGTTCAGGGCCATGCAGCCATGAATCCGACGTTCCAATTTGGAAGTCCATTATTTGATAAAGTAACGATCAAATTGGACAAAAAATATTATAAAGGTGATGAGTTGGTGATTGAAACCAAAAACAATTCGAAGAAAAACAGATACATCCAATCGGCTTCTTTCAATGGAGAAAAAGTCGAGAACGCATGGATTGACCGAAAAAAACTGACAGACGGAGGAACCTTGATTTTTGATATGGGTGCAAACCCGAACACAAAATGGGGAGTAAAAACACCACCGCCATCGATGAGTACAAGCAAATAA
- a CDS encoding GH36-type glycosyl hydrolase domain-containing protein codes for MKKIISSVVALIFALTATAQQKTEIDNKLSEKIKNDSYMSFVKNKALEVMKTGVNAGDGYREVWIRDYNTFIELAAQVTKKEDIKENLLVFFRMQGEDGNIIDGYTPKEKIGKGETDFSYSKLEPRYAAHKNTVETDQETSLVQAVYKYIKLTGDKSILNEKVGDKTVAKRLEWAMDFLMKNRYTKKYGLITGATTADWGDVQPEPGYGVDVDGNTHIACDIYDNAMFVIALDNLMEMIPATKSKWSKIKTDVAKNCRTYLWDTKRQKFIPHLYLNGSPFPADFDENNIFYFGGTTVAMEAGLLSKKEVKASLDEMVKRVKEVGAPSIGLTLYPPYPNGFFVNKIMNPEYSYQNGGDWTWFGGRTIQQLIKYGYVEEAYREVQPMLKRVKDNNGFYEWYSVDNKPRGSGTFRGEAGVLYTAIVMFEKLNKK; via the coding sequence ATGAAAAAAATAATTTCGTCTGTAGTGGCACTTATATTTGCATTGACAGCTACAGCTCAACAAAAAACAGAAATTGACAATAAGTTGTCAGAGAAAATCAAAAATGATTCCTATATGTCTTTTGTGAAAAACAAGGCTTTGGAAGTGATGAAAACAGGGGTTAATGCTGGTGATGGTTACCGAGAAGTATGGATTCGTGATTACAATACCTTTATTGAACTGGCAGCTCAAGTAACTAAAAAGGAAGATATAAAAGAAAATCTTTTGGTATTTTTCAGAATGCAGGGCGAGGATGGAAACATTATTGACGGTTATACGCCTAAAGAAAAAATAGGCAAAGGAGAAACCGATTTTTCCTATTCAAAACTTGAACCAAGATATGCTGCCCATAAAAACACAGTAGAAACCGACCAGGAAACCTCATTGGTACAAGCGGTTTATAAATACATCAAACTGACTGGTGATAAATCAATTTTGAATGAAAAAGTAGGTGATAAAACCGTTGCCAAGAGATTGGAATGGGCGATGGATTTCCTAATGAAAAACAGATACACTAAAAAATATGGTTTAATTACCGGCGCAACAACTGCCGATTGGGGTGATGTTCAACCGGAGCCTGGTTATGGCGTTGATGTTGACGGAAACACACATATTGCCTGTGATATTTATGATAATGCGATGTTTGTCATTGCTTTGGACAACTTGATGGAAATGATTCCTGCAACTAAATCGAAATGGAGTAAGATTAAAACGGATGTAGCAAAAAACTGTCGTACCTATCTTTGGGATACCAAAAGACAAAAGTTTATTCCACACTTGTATTTGAACGGATCGCCTTTCCCAGCTGATTTTGACGAAAACAATATTTTCTACTTCGGCGGAACTACCGTAGCAATGGAAGCGGGATTGTTGAGTAAAAAAGAAGTAAAAGCTTCATTGGATGAAATGGTTAAAAGAGTAAAAGAAGTAGGAGCACCATCCATCGGTTTGACACTTTATCCTCCTTATCCTAATGGTTTTTTCGTAAACAAAATCATGAATCCAGAGTACAGTTATCAAAACGGAGGCGACTGGACTTGGTTTGGAGGGAGAACGATTCAGCAATTAATTAAATATGGTTATGTGGAAGAGGCTTACAGAGAAGTACAGCCAATGCTGAAACGTGTAAAGGACAACAATGGTTTCTACGAATGGTATTCGGTAGATAATAAACCAAGAGGTTCTGGGACTTTCAGAGGCGAAGCAGGTGTTTTATACACGGCTATCGTGATGTTCGAAAAGCTGAATAAAAAATAG
- a CDS encoding DUF4838 domain-containing protein: MKKSINQFIGTASLKTLLFLLLTSFQFSAYGKIIPLVSKGKSDYVIVISAKENESEKQAALLLQKYVSQISGYAPPISKNQLVNRKKTIYINVSNAIKNPDGFSIKTKNGKLYIEGGNKKGCIYGVVTLLEKYMGCRYYSSTYAVIPSTKDINLPEIDLKDEPKNDCRIVYIVDKVGQEFLDWNRLNTVDEIFAKGYYVHTFGKLVPWQEYFKAHPEYFSEMNGRRNIDQLCLSNPEVLKLTIEKLKREMALQPNEEYWSVSQNDNFSYCQCEKCNKIIAEEGSPSGPIIRFVNEVAKQFPDKIISTLAYEYSRKAPAITKPAKNVQVMLCTIELNRSKAIEEDKGSESFKNDIIEWGKICNHIYLWDYNIDFANSVSPFPNLQVLQPNIQFFVKNNVSAHFQQANASVGSEFSELKVYLLSRLLWNPDANVAQITDEFLNGYYGNAAPWIKKYIDKLESELKKSGDGLDIYGHPTSHQNTFLSQDNVNDYNAYFDNAEKETQNDATQLLHVKVARLPLQFAIMEIGKNDMFGPRGWYSEKNGDYTVIPEKVQMIEDFYSVCQQANIDHLNESGLTPKSYYESTKRFIDVQVKGNYSFKKKVTSDVAPSPQYNKGDLAYLTNGVRGDSNYKVHWLGWDGIDFTLTLDLEKTVQAKTIEISSLWDGKSWILHPAGIRCLVSDNGKDFTEVGNVLTEGNQEKAEVSKVFSFTAPQKGIRYVKFEIKGTKQLPEWHPSAGSKSWVFIDEIVVR; the protein is encoded by the coding sequence ATGAAAAAAAGTATAAACCAATTTATAGGTACTGCCAGTTTGAAAACTTTGCTTTTTTTACTATTGACCAGTTTTCAGTTTAGTGCTTACGGAAAGATAATTCCTCTTGTTTCAAAAGGCAAAAGCGATTATGTTATCGTAATTTCAGCCAAAGAAAACGAGTCAGAAAAACAAGCAGCTTTGCTTTTGCAAAAATACGTTTCCCAAATTTCGGGTTATGCGCCTCCTATTTCTAAAAATCAATTAGTGAACAGAAAAAAGACAATTTATATTAATGTTTCCAATGCCATTAAGAATCCCGATGGATTTTCGATAAAGACCAAAAATGGAAAGCTTTACATTGAAGGCGGAAACAAGAAAGGATGTATTTATGGCGTTGTAACCTTGCTCGAAAAGTATATGGGCTGCCGTTATTATAGTTCGACTTATGCAGTGATTCCGTCGACAAAGGATATTAATTTGCCGGAGATTGACTTAAAAGATGAGCCAAAAAATGATTGCCGAATTGTTTATATCGTGGATAAAGTGGGACAGGAATTTCTGGATTGGAACCGACTCAATACCGTTGATGAAATTTTTGCCAAAGGTTATTATGTACATACGTTTGGAAAATTGGTTCCGTGGCAGGAGTATTTCAAAGCTCATCCAGAATATTTCTCTGAAATGAATGGCAGAAGAAATATTGACCAATTGTGTTTGTCAAATCCAGAAGTTTTGAAATTGACTATCGAAAAACTGAAAAGGGAAATGGCACTTCAACCGAATGAGGAGTACTGGTCAGTGAGCCAGAATGACAATTTTTCGTATTGTCAATGCGAAAAATGTAATAAGATTATCGCTGAGGAGGGAAGTCCGTCTGGTCCAATTATTCGTTTCGTAAATGAAGTGGCCAAACAATTCCCCGATAAAATTATCTCTACTTTGGCTTACGAATATTCCCGAAAAGCACCAGCCATTACAAAACCAGCCAAAAATGTTCAGGTAATGTTGTGCACCATCGAATTGAATCGCAGTAAAGCAATTGAAGAGGATAAAGGAAGCGAATCGTTTAAAAATGATATCATCGAATGGGGGAAAATTTGCAATCATATTTATCTGTGGGATTACAATATTGATTTTGCCAATTCGGTGAGTCCTTTCCCAAATTTACAAGTACTTCAGCCCAATATTCAGTTTTTTGTAAAGAATAATGTTTCGGCTCATTTTCAACAAGCAAATGCTTCGGTGGGTTCTGAATTTTCGGAGTTGAAAGTCTATTTACTTTCCCGTTTGTTGTGGAATCCAGATGCAAATGTGGCTCAAATAACAGATGAATTTTTGAATGGTTATTATGGTAATGCGGCTCCATGGATTAAAAAATATATTGATAAACTCGAAAGTGAATTGAAGAAAAGCGGTGACGGACTTGATATTTACGGACATCCGACAAGTCATCAGAATACTTTTTTATCACAAGACAATGTCAATGATTATAATGCTTATTTTGATAATGCCGAGAAGGAAACCCAGAATGATGCAACTCAGTTATTGCATGTGAAAGTGGCACGATTGCCGTTGCAGTTTGCCATTATGGAAATTGGTAAAAACGATATGTTTGGTCCGCGAGGTTGGTATTCGGAGAAAAATGGTGACTATACCGTGATTCCCGAAAAAGTGCAAATGATTGAAGATTTTTATTCGGTTTGCCAACAGGCCAATATTGATCATTTGAATGAATCTGGTTTAACTCCCAAATCGTACTACGAAAGCACCAAACGTTTCATTGATGTACAGGTAAAAGGAAATTATTCCTTTAAGAAAAAGGTAACTTCAGATGTGGCTCCGTCACCCCAGTACAACAAAGGGGATTTGGCTTATTTGACTAATGGTGTGAGAGGGGACAGTAATTACAAAGTGCATTGGCTGGGTTGGGATGGAATAGATTTTACTTTAACACTCGATTTGGAGAAAACAGTTCAAGCCAAAACAATCGAAATCAGTTCGCTTTGGGATGGCAAAAGTTGGATTCTTCATCCTGCAGGTATTCGCTGTCTGGTCTCCGATAATGGAAAAGATTTTACGGAAGTTGGTAATGTCTTAACAGAAGGCAATCAGGAAAAAGCAGAAGTCAGTAAAGTGTTTTCATTTACGGCTCCACAAAAGGGAATTCGCTATGTGAAATTTGAAATAAAAGGAACAAAACAATTACCGGAATGGCATCCTTCGGCAGGATCGAAATCATGGGTGTTTATTGATGAAATCGTGGTGCGATAG
- a CDS encoding (Fe-S)-binding protein, which yields MKVALFIPCYIDQFYPNVGIATLQLLEKLGCDVTFPLQQTCCGQPMANSGFAGLSKGCDVNFVKNFSGFDYIVAPSGSCVLHVKEHLHDDKHPGEALQIRNTIYELTEFLTDILKVESIDARFPYKVGLHNSCHGQRGLHLSSMTERMLPEFSKPEELLNMVKGIELSKPKRNDECCGFGGTFCVFEEAVSVKMGKDRISEHEANEVDYITGGDTSCLMHLEGILKRQGSKTKTIHIAEILNSLL from the coding sequence ATGAAGGTTGCTTTATTCATACCCTGCTATATAGACCAATTTTATCCAAATGTGGGTATAGCTACTTTACAATTACTAGAAAAATTGGGCTGTGATGTTACTTTTCCTTTGCAGCAAACTTGCTGTGGACAGCCTATGGCCAATAGTGGTTTTGCAGGTCTGAGTAAGGGCTGCGACGTCAATTTTGTTAAAAATTTCTCAGGATTTGATTATATAGTTGCTCCTTCGGGTAGTTGTGTTTTGCACGTAAAAGAACATTTGCATGATGACAAACATCCGGGAGAAGCATTACAGATTCGCAATACTATTTATGAACTCACCGAGTTTCTTACCGATATCCTTAAAGTAGAAAGCATTGATGCCCGTTTTCCTTATAAAGTCGGACTTCATAATAGTTGTCACGGTCAAAGAGGATTGCATCTTTCTTCAATGACCGAAAGAATGTTACCTGAGTTTTCTAAGCCGGAAGAATTGTTAAACATGGTCAAAGGTATAGAGCTTAGTAAACCCAAACGCAATGATGAATGTTGTGGTTTTGGAGGTACTTTCTGCGTGTTTGAAGAAGCGGTAAGCGTGAAAATGGGGAAAGACCGAATAAGCGAACACGAAGCCAATGAGGTAGATTACATAACCGGTGGCGATACCAGTTGTTTGATGCATTTGGAAGGTATATTAAAAAGACAGGGAAGCAAGACAAAAACCATTCATATTGCTGAAATATTGAATAGCTTGTTGTAA